The following are encoded in a window of Arvicanthis niloticus isolate mArvNil1 chromosome 1, mArvNil1.pat.X, whole genome shotgun sequence genomic DNA:
- the LOC117717968 gene encoding putative protein T-ENOL isoform X1 has protein sequence MASTSARSGDKKDIWPSQAAASLGGGQKASLSRSEEFLTRISTELTDEALFIARSRLNLMPNKEKQTKDQGTQISRNVFFTKTRGTDTRSDRNRTRTKAHLLPSPREKGALPSSLTTGG, from the exons ATGGCATCCACATCTGCCAGGAGTGGGGATAAAAAGGACATCTGGCCATCTCAAGCTGCTGCCTCCTTAGGTGGAGGGCAG AAAGCCTCATTATCCCGCTCTGAAGAATTCCTCACCCGAATCAGCACAGAACTCACAGACGAAGCACTGTTTATTGCTCGCTCCCGTTTGAatcttatgcccaacaaggaaaAGCAGACAAAAGACCAAGGGACTCAGATATCTAGAAATG TGTTCTTCACCAAGACCCGAGGCACTGACACCCG CTCTGACAGAAATCGAACCCGAACCAAGGCACACCTTTTGCCATCTCCTCGTGAAAAG
- the LOC117717968 gene encoding putative protein T-ENOL isoform X2 has translation MASTSARSGDKKDIWPSQAAASLGGGQKASLSRSEEFLTRISTELTDEALFIARSRLNLMPNKEKQTKDQGTQISRNALTEIEPEPRHTFCHLLVKREHSPAA, from the exons ATGGCATCCACATCTGCCAGGAGTGGGGATAAAAAGGACATCTGGCCATCTCAAGCTGCTGCCTCCTTAGGTGGAGGGCAG AAAGCCTCATTATCCCGCTCTGAAGAATTCCTCACCCGAATCAGCACAGAACTCACAGACGAAGCACTGTTTATTGCTCGCTCCCGTTTGAatcttatgcccaacaaggaaaAGCAGACAAAAGACCAAGGGACTCAGATATCTAGAAATG CTCTGACAGAAATCGAACCCGAACCAAGGCACACCTTTTGCCATCTCCTCGTGAAAAG
- the Cdipt gene encoding CDP-diacylglycerol--inositol 3-phosphatidyltransferase, translating into MPEENIFLFVPNLIGYARIVFAIISFYFMPCCPFTASSFYLLSGLLDAFDGHAARALNQGTRFGAMLDMLTDRCATMCLLVNLALLYPRATLLFQLSMSLDVASHWLHLHSSVVRGSESHKMIDLSGNPVLRIYYTSRPALFTLCAGNELFYCLLYLFSFSEGPLVGSVGLFRMGLWITAPIALLKSIISVIHLITAARNMAALDAADRAKRK; encoded by the exons ATGCCAGAGGAAAATATTTTCCTGTTCGTGCCTAACCTTATCG GTTATGCCCGGATTGTCTTCGCCATCATTTCCTTCTACTTTATGCCCTGCTGCCCCTTCACGGCCTCCTCCTTCTATCTACTCAGCGGACTTCTAGACGCTTTCGATGGACACGCAGCTCGAGCCCTTAATCAAG GAACCCGATTTGGGGCCATGCTCGACATGCTGACGGACCGTTGTGCCACTATGTGTCTCTTGGTCAACCTGGCCCTGCTGTACCCTCGAGCTACTCTGCTCTTCCAGCTCAGCATGAGCTTGGATGTGGCCAGTCACTGGCTGCATCTGCACAG TTCTGTGGTGCGAGGCAGTGAGAGCCACAAGATGATCGACCTGTCTGGGAACCCTGTGCTTCGGATCTACTATACTTCTAGG CCTGCTCTGTTCACCCTGTGTGCTGGAAATGAACTCTTCTACTGCCTCCTGTACCTGTTCAGTTTCTCCGAGGGACCACTAG TTGGCTCTGTGGGGCTTTTCCGGATGGGCCTCTGGATCACAGCTCCTATCGCCCTGCTCAAGTCCATTATTAGTGTCATCCACCTCATCACAGCTGCAagaaacatggctgctctggatGCAGCAGACCGTGCCAAGAGGAAGTGA